A genomic region of Paralichthys olivaceus isolate ysfri-2021 chromosome 18, ASM2471397v2, whole genome shotgun sequence contains the following coding sequences:
- the gpsm1b gene encoding G-protein-signaling modulator 1b isoform X2, with product MAFAPCPLTAAERAICRLVHRGPRPQAMLKPLHLELQVYVDKVRSKKKHRMEASCLELALEGERLCKAGDFKGGTAFFEAAVQVGTEDLKTLSAIYSQLGNAYFYLKEYGKALEYHRHDLTLARTIGDRIGEGKASGNLGNTLKVLGRFDEAVVCCQRHLDISQEQGDKVGEARALYNIGNVFHAKGKQQLWGCTQEPGDLPADVRDTLQRATGFYEMNLCLVKELGDRAAQGRAYGNLGNTHYLLGNFVEAIKFHRQRLSIAKEFGDKAAERRAYSNLGNALIFLGQFNTATEYYRKTLQLSRQLRDQVMEAQACYSLGNTYTLLQQYEKAIDYHLKHLYIAQELTDRVGEGRACWSLGNAYVSLGNHKQALHYARKHLDISKEIGDRNGELTARMNVEQLMEVLGVNESDLSPSSSEFEMQGARPKFTKRNSMDSVELWKYSSDKNGENQDLESIPRRSKSQLSQPGKRKGYPDSQSSDERQWLDSPVDTDDITVQVPPPVPLGRDPSDEDCFFDLLSKFQSSRMDDQRCHLDETQNGDHGEGAANSVPPLNDMIDPAITTSPQTEELFDLIASSQSRRLDDQRVNVGNLPGLRITHNNLGHLVGEGDHQEPSDDFFNMLIKCQSSRIDDQRCSPPEAGPHAPTVPDEDFFSLIQRVQAKRMDEQRVQLPSEDQDAAESPDSEPPGGFSS from the exons TATGTGGACAAAGTACGAAGCAAGAAAAAGCACAG GATGGAGGCTTCTTGCTTGGAGTTGGCCTTGGAAGGAGAGCGGCTGTGCAAGGCTGGAGATTTTAAAGGTGGGACAGCATTCTTCGAGGCAGCCGTACAGGTCGGCACAGAAGACCTGAAGACCCTCAGTGCCATCTACAGCCAGCTGGGCAATGCCTACTTCTACCTCAAGGAGTATGGCAAAGCCCTGGAATACCACAGACATGACCTAACCTTGGCCAG AACAATAGGAGACAGAATCGGAGAAGGAAAAGCCAGCGGAAACCTTGGTAACACGTTAAAGGTGTTGGGGCGCTTTGATGAGGCTGTTGTTTGCTGTCAGAGACATTTGGATATTTCTCAAGAGCAGGGGGACAAG GTTGGAGAAGCGCGAGCTCTATACAACATAGGAAATGTGTTTCATGCAAAGGGCAAACAGCAGTTATGGGGCTGCACCCAGGAGCCGGGGGACCTGCCTGCTGATGTCAGAGACACACTGCAAAGGGCGACTGGATTTTATGA GATGAACTTGTGTCTGGTGAAAGAACTTGGAGACCGAGCTGCTCAGGGGAGAGCTTACGGGAACCTGGGAAACACCCACTACCTGCTGGGAAACTTTGTCGAAGCGATCAAGTTCCATCGGCAG CGATTATCCATTGCCAAAGAATTTGGGGACAAGGCAGCAGAGCGGCGGGCGTACAGTAACCTGGGCAATGCCCTGATCTTCCTGGGCCAGTTCAACACAGCCACAGAGTACtacag gaaAACCTTGCAGTTGTCCAGGCAGCTGAGGGACCAGGTGATGGAGGCTCAGGCCTGCTACAGCCTGGGAAACACCTACACCCTTCTGCAGCAGTATGAGAAGGCCATAGACTACCATCTGAAACACCTGTATATCGCCCAGGAGCTGACTGACAG GGTTGGTGAGGGCCGTGCTTGCTGGAGTCTGGGAAATGCATATGTGTCTTTAGGGAACCACAAACAAGCTCTTCACTATGCACGAAAGCACCTGGACATCTCGAAGGAG ATTGGAGACAGAAATGGGGAACTGACAGCCAGGATGAACGTGGAGCAGCTGATGGAGGTTCTGGGTGTCAATGAGAGCGACCTCTCGCCCTCCAGCTCCGAGTTTGAGATGCAAG gAGCAAGACCCAAATTCACCAAGAGAAACAGCATGGACAGTGTAGAGCTGTGGAAGTACTCTTCTGATAAG AACGGTGAGAACCAAGACTTGGAGAGTATACCCAGGAGATCCAAGAGTCAGCTGTCGCAGCCCGGCAAAAGGAAAGGCTACCCCGACAGTCAGTCGTCGGACGAAAGGCAGTGGTTGGACTCTCCGGTagacactgatgacatcactgtgcaAGTTCCACCTCCAGTGCCA TTGGGCCGTGACCCCTCCGATGAAGACTGCTTCTTCGACCTCCTCAGCAAGTTCCAGAGCAGCCGCATGGATGACCAGCGCTGCCACCTTGATGAGACGCAGAACGGGGACCACGGCGAAGGTGCTGCGAACTCCGTGCCACCTCTGAACGACATGATAG ACCCTGCAATTACCACTTCCCCCCAGACTGAGGAGCTGTTCGATTTGATCGCCAGCTCTCAGAGCCGCCGCCTCGACGACCAGCGGGTTAATGTTGGTAACCTCCCAGGCCTGAGGATTACCCATAACAACCTGGGACACCTGGTGGGCGAGGGAGATCATCAAGAGCCCAGCGATGACTTCTTCAACATGCTAATCAAGTGCCAG TCTTCCAGGATTGATGACCAGCGATGCTCCCCACCAGAGGCTGGCCCCCACGCTCCGACGGTCCCAGACGAGGACTTCTTCAGTCTGATCCAGAGGGTGCAGGCCAAGCGAATGGATGAGCAGCGCGTCCAGCTGCCCTCAGAGGACCAGGACGCCGCCGAGTCCCCTGATTCGGAGCCTCCTGGCGGATTCTCCAGCTAG
- the gpsm1b gene encoding G-protein-signaling modulator 1b isoform X1, with protein sequence MAFAPCPLTAAERAICRLVHRGPRPQAMLKPLHLELQVYVDKVRSKKKHRMEASCLELALEGERLCKAGDFKGGTAFFEAAVQVGTEDLKTLSAIYSQLGNAYFYLKEYGKALEYHRHDLTLARTIGDRIGEGKASGNLGNTLKVLGRFDEAVVCCQRHLDISQEQGDKVGEARALYNIGNVFHAKGKQQLWGCTQEPGDLPADVRDTLQRATGFYEMNLCLVKELGDRAAQGRAYGNLGNTHYLLGNFVEAIKFHRQRLSIAKEFGDKAAERRAYSNLGNALIFLGQFNTATEYYRKTLQLSRQLRDQVMEAQACYSLGNTYTLLQQYEKAIDYHLKHLYIAQELTDRVGEGRACWSLGNAYVSLGNHKQALHYARKHLDISKEIGDRNGELTARMNVEQLMEVLGVNESDLSPSSSEFEMQGARPKFTKRNSMDSVELWKYSSDKNGENQDLESIPRRSKSQLSQPGKRKGYPDSQSSDERQWLDSPVDTDDITVQVPPPVPKLGRDPSDEDCFFDLLSKFQSSRMDDQRCHLDETQNGDHGEGAANSVPPLNDMIDPAITTSPQTEELFDLIASSQSRRLDDQRVNVGNLPGLRITHNNLGHLVGEGDHQEPSDDFFNMLIKCQSSRIDDQRCSPPEAGPHAPTVPDEDFFSLIQRVQAKRMDEQRVQLPSEDQDAAESPDSEPPGGFSS encoded by the exons TATGTGGACAAAGTACGAAGCAAGAAAAAGCACAG GATGGAGGCTTCTTGCTTGGAGTTGGCCTTGGAAGGAGAGCGGCTGTGCAAGGCTGGAGATTTTAAAGGTGGGACAGCATTCTTCGAGGCAGCCGTACAGGTCGGCACAGAAGACCTGAAGACCCTCAGTGCCATCTACAGCCAGCTGGGCAATGCCTACTTCTACCTCAAGGAGTATGGCAAAGCCCTGGAATACCACAGACATGACCTAACCTTGGCCAG AACAATAGGAGACAGAATCGGAGAAGGAAAAGCCAGCGGAAACCTTGGTAACACGTTAAAGGTGTTGGGGCGCTTTGATGAGGCTGTTGTTTGCTGTCAGAGACATTTGGATATTTCTCAAGAGCAGGGGGACAAG GTTGGAGAAGCGCGAGCTCTATACAACATAGGAAATGTGTTTCATGCAAAGGGCAAACAGCAGTTATGGGGCTGCACCCAGGAGCCGGGGGACCTGCCTGCTGATGTCAGAGACACACTGCAAAGGGCGACTGGATTTTATGA GATGAACTTGTGTCTGGTGAAAGAACTTGGAGACCGAGCTGCTCAGGGGAGAGCTTACGGGAACCTGGGAAACACCCACTACCTGCTGGGAAACTTTGTCGAAGCGATCAAGTTCCATCGGCAG CGATTATCCATTGCCAAAGAATTTGGGGACAAGGCAGCAGAGCGGCGGGCGTACAGTAACCTGGGCAATGCCCTGATCTTCCTGGGCCAGTTCAACACAGCCACAGAGTACtacag gaaAACCTTGCAGTTGTCCAGGCAGCTGAGGGACCAGGTGATGGAGGCTCAGGCCTGCTACAGCCTGGGAAACACCTACACCCTTCTGCAGCAGTATGAGAAGGCCATAGACTACCATCTGAAACACCTGTATATCGCCCAGGAGCTGACTGACAG GGTTGGTGAGGGCCGTGCTTGCTGGAGTCTGGGAAATGCATATGTGTCTTTAGGGAACCACAAACAAGCTCTTCACTATGCACGAAAGCACCTGGACATCTCGAAGGAG ATTGGAGACAGAAATGGGGAACTGACAGCCAGGATGAACGTGGAGCAGCTGATGGAGGTTCTGGGTGTCAATGAGAGCGACCTCTCGCCCTCCAGCTCCGAGTTTGAGATGCAAG gAGCAAGACCCAAATTCACCAAGAGAAACAGCATGGACAGTGTAGAGCTGTGGAAGTACTCTTCTGATAAG AACGGTGAGAACCAAGACTTGGAGAGTATACCCAGGAGATCCAAGAGTCAGCTGTCGCAGCCCGGCAAAAGGAAAGGCTACCCCGACAGTCAGTCGTCGGACGAAAGGCAGTGGTTGGACTCTCCGGTagacactgatgacatcactgtgcaAGTTCCACCTCCAGTGCCA aagTTGGGCCGTGACCCCTCCGATGAAGACTGCTTCTTCGACCTCCTCAGCAAGTTCCAGAGCAGCCGCATGGATGACCAGCGCTGCCACCTTGATGAGACGCAGAACGGGGACCACGGCGAAGGTGCTGCGAACTCCGTGCCACCTCTGAACGACATGATAG ACCCTGCAATTACCACTTCCCCCCAGACTGAGGAGCTGTTCGATTTGATCGCCAGCTCTCAGAGCCGCCGCCTCGACGACCAGCGGGTTAATGTTGGTAACCTCCCAGGCCTGAGGATTACCCATAACAACCTGGGACACCTGGTGGGCGAGGGAGATCATCAAGAGCCCAGCGATGACTTCTTCAACATGCTAATCAAGTGCCAG TCTTCCAGGATTGATGACCAGCGATGCTCCCCACCAGAGGCTGGCCCCCACGCTCCGACGGTCCCAGACGAGGACTTCTTCAGTCTGATCCAGAGGGTGCAGGCCAAGCGAATGGATGAGCAGCGCGTCCAGCTGCCCTCAGAGGACCAGGACGCCGCCGAGTCCCCTGATTCGGAGCCTCCTGGCGGATTCTCCAGCTAG
- the gpsm1b gene encoding G-protein-signaling modulator 1b isoform X3 — MAQSAANGVDQDLASKRLHSRMEASCLELALEGERLCKAGDFKGGTAFFEAAVQVGTEDLKTLSAIYSQLGNAYFYLKEYGKALEYHRHDLTLARTIGDRIGEGKASGNLGNTLKVLGRFDEAVVCCQRHLDISQEQGDKVGEARALYNIGNVFHAKGKQQLWGCTQEPGDLPADVRDTLQRATGFYEMNLCLVKELGDRAAQGRAYGNLGNTHYLLGNFVEAIKFHRQRLSIAKEFGDKAAERRAYSNLGNALIFLGQFNTATEYYRKTLQLSRQLRDQVMEAQACYSLGNTYTLLQQYEKAIDYHLKHLYIAQELTDRVGEGRACWSLGNAYVSLGNHKQALHYARKHLDISKEIGDRNGELTARMNVEQLMEVLGVNESDLSPSSSEFEMQGARPKFTKRNSMDSVELWKYSSDKNGENQDLESIPRRSKSQLSQPGKRKGYPDSQSSDERQWLDSPVDTDDITVQVPPPVPKLGRDPSDEDCFFDLLSKFQSSRMDDQRCHLDETQNGDHGEGAANSVPPLNDMIDPAITTSPQTEELFDLIASSQSRRLDDQRVNVGNLPGLRITHNNLGHLVGEGDHQEPSDDFFNMLIKCQSSRIDDQRCSPPEAGPHAPTVPDEDFFSLIQRVQAKRMDEQRVQLPSEDQDAAESPDSEPPGGFSS, encoded by the exons GATGGAGGCTTCTTGCTTGGAGTTGGCCTTGGAAGGAGAGCGGCTGTGCAAGGCTGGAGATTTTAAAGGTGGGACAGCATTCTTCGAGGCAGCCGTACAGGTCGGCACAGAAGACCTGAAGACCCTCAGTGCCATCTACAGCCAGCTGGGCAATGCCTACTTCTACCTCAAGGAGTATGGCAAAGCCCTGGAATACCACAGACATGACCTAACCTTGGCCAG AACAATAGGAGACAGAATCGGAGAAGGAAAAGCCAGCGGAAACCTTGGTAACACGTTAAAGGTGTTGGGGCGCTTTGATGAGGCTGTTGTTTGCTGTCAGAGACATTTGGATATTTCTCAAGAGCAGGGGGACAAG GTTGGAGAAGCGCGAGCTCTATACAACATAGGAAATGTGTTTCATGCAAAGGGCAAACAGCAGTTATGGGGCTGCACCCAGGAGCCGGGGGACCTGCCTGCTGATGTCAGAGACACACTGCAAAGGGCGACTGGATTTTATGA GATGAACTTGTGTCTGGTGAAAGAACTTGGAGACCGAGCTGCTCAGGGGAGAGCTTACGGGAACCTGGGAAACACCCACTACCTGCTGGGAAACTTTGTCGAAGCGATCAAGTTCCATCGGCAG CGATTATCCATTGCCAAAGAATTTGGGGACAAGGCAGCAGAGCGGCGGGCGTACAGTAACCTGGGCAATGCCCTGATCTTCCTGGGCCAGTTCAACACAGCCACAGAGTACtacag gaaAACCTTGCAGTTGTCCAGGCAGCTGAGGGACCAGGTGATGGAGGCTCAGGCCTGCTACAGCCTGGGAAACACCTACACCCTTCTGCAGCAGTATGAGAAGGCCATAGACTACCATCTGAAACACCTGTATATCGCCCAGGAGCTGACTGACAG GGTTGGTGAGGGCCGTGCTTGCTGGAGTCTGGGAAATGCATATGTGTCTTTAGGGAACCACAAACAAGCTCTTCACTATGCACGAAAGCACCTGGACATCTCGAAGGAG ATTGGAGACAGAAATGGGGAACTGACAGCCAGGATGAACGTGGAGCAGCTGATGGAGGTTCTGGGTGTCAATGAGAGCGACCTCTCGCCCTCCAGCTCCGAGTTTGAGATGCAAG gAGCAAGACCCAAATTCACCAAGAGAAACAGCATGGACAGTGTAGAGCTGTGGAAGTACTCTTCTGATAAG AACGGTGAGAACCAAGACTTGGAGAGTATACCCAGGAGATCCAAGAGTCAGCTGTCGCAGCCCGGCAAAAGGAAAGGCTACCCCGACAGTCAGTCGTCGGACGAAAGGCAGTGGTTGGACTCTCCGGTagacactgatgacatcactgtgcaAGTTCCACCTCCAGTGCCA aagTTGGGCCGTGACCCCTCCGATGAAGACTGCTTCTTCGACCTCCTCAGCAAGTTCCAGAGCAGCCGCATGGATGACCAGCGCTGCCACCTTGATGAGACGCAGAACGGGGACCACGGCGAAGGTGCTGCGAACTCCGTGCCACCTCTGAACGACATGATAG ACCCTGCAATTACCACTTCCCCCCAGACTGAGGAGCTGTTCGATTTGATCGCCAGCTCTCAGAGCCGCCGCCTCGACGACCAGCGGGTTAATGTTGGTAACCTCCCAGGCCTGAGGATTACCCATAACAACCTGGGACACCTGGTGGGCGAGGGAGATCATCAAGAGCCCAGCGATGACTTCTTCAACATGCTAATCAAGTGCCAG TCTTCCAGGATTGATGACCAGCGATGCTCCCCACCAGAGGCTGGCCCCCACGCTCCGACGGTCCCAGACGAGGACTTCTTCAGTCTGATCCAGAGGGTGCAGGCCAAGCGAATGGATGAGCAGCGCGTCCAGCTGCCCTCAGAGGACCAGGACGCCGCCGAGTCCCCTGATTCGGAGCCTCCTGGCGGATTCTCCAGCTAG